One window of Paludibacter propionicigenes WB4 genomic DNA carries:
- a CDS encoding protein-disulfide reductase DsbD family protein translates to MTKKVVLSFLLLCCVLGMSAEIQKPVTWSYSSKQVSDTEFNLVLSASVDNNWHLYSQFIGEGGPVPTSFKFKPSPDYVLVGKASESPKPHKIFEKVFGMDVAFFEKKVTFTQKVKLKVPATKITGTLTFMVCDDSQCLPPEDIDFSFDLKGAKVEVAAAPAAPTAADTAKTAVAPAATVAKDSSAAVVKTEPLASASNPSGQQSLWTIFILGVLGGFAAFLMPCIFPMVPMTVSYFTKKEVTKRKGVINALIYGLSIVVIYVVLGLLITVIFGADALNVLSTNGIFNFFFFLLLVAFALSFLGAFELVLPSSWVNKMDSKSDKNGLGGLFFMAGTLALVSFSCTGPIVGTLLVQAATSGQLLGPAIGMLGFAIALAIPFVLFAMFPAWMKAMPKSGGWLNSVKVVLGFLELAFAFKFLSNVDLAYHWNWFDREIFLSLWIVISALMGFYLLGKLKLPNDSDVKHVSTPRLVLAIITLSFTMYMIPGLWGAPLKSISAFLPPMSTQDFVMSAGSAPAAAHNSGNHKYSEIFHAPLGLDVFFDYDEGLAYAKKVNKPMFIDFTGHACVNCRKMEASVWPDKEVLSRLTNDYVVIQLYVDDKTDLAAAEQTVSKYSGKKINTIGNKWSDLQASRFNANSQPFYVLLDNKGNLLVQPQGADYDPVSFTKYLDSGLAAFKKGVQ, encoded by the coding sequence ATGACAAAGAAAGTAGTTCTATCTTTTCTGCTCTTATGTTGCGTACTCGGCATGTCGGCCGAGATTCAGAAACCCGTTACATGGAGCTATTCAAGCAAGCAGGTTTCAGACACGGAGTTTAACCTGGTTCTGTCTGCTAGTGTTGATAATAACTGGCACTTATATTCGCAGTTCATTGGCGAAGGAGGTCCGGTTCCGACGTCGTTTAAGTTTAAACCATCGCCCGATTATGTGTTGGTGGGTAAGGCGAGTGAATCGCCAAAACCGCATAAAATTTTTGAAAAAGTATTCGGAATGGATGTGGCTTTTTTCGAGAAGAAAGTTACTTTTACGCAGAAGGTAAAACTGAAAGTGCCTGCTACCAAAATTACCGGTACGCTAACCTTTATGGTGTGCGACGACAGTCAGTGTTTGCCTCCCGAAGACATCGACTTTTCTTTTGATCTGAAAGGTGCAAAAGTAGAGGTTGCCGCTGCTCCGGCTGCTCCCACTGCTGCCGATACAGCTAAAACAGCCGTCGCTCCTGCGGCAACTGTAGCAAAAGATTCATCTGCAGCTGTGGTTAAAACAGAACCTCTTGCATCTGCTTCAAACCCTTCCGGTCAACAATCCTTGTGGACAATTTTTATACTAGGTGTGCTAGGTGGTTTTGCTGCATTTCTAATGCCTTGTATATTCCCAATGGTACCTATGACGGTTAGTTATTTTACCAAGAAAGAAGTGACCAAACGTAAGGGAGTAATCAATGCGCTGATTTACGGTTTGTCCATTGTGGTAATCTATGTGGTGCTGGGGCTACTCATTACCGTTATTTTTGGTGCCGATGCCTTGAATGTCCTTTCAACCAACGGTATTTTTAATTTCTTCTTCTTCCTTTTGCTGGTTGCTTTTGCCCTATCATTTCTGGGTGCTTTCGAACTGGTATTGCCTTCGTCGTGGGTCAATAAGATGGATAGCAAGTCTGATAAAAATGGCTTGGGAGGATTGTTTTTCATGGCCGGAACGCTGGCTCTGGTTTCGTTCTCGTGCACCGGCCCTATTGTAGGAACTCTGTTAGTACAGGCAGCTACGAGTGGTCAACTACTCGGACCGGCTATCGGTATGTTGGGCTTTGCCATTGCGTTGGCTATTCCGTTTGTACTGTTTGCCATGTTCCCGGCTTGGATGAAGGCTATGCCAAAATCCGGTGGATGGTTGAATAGTGTGAAGGTAGTATTAGGATTTTTGGAACTGGCTTTCGCCTTCAAATTCCTGTCGAATGTAGATCTGGCTTATCACTGGAACTGGTTCGATCGCGAGATATTCTTGTCGTTGTGGATTGTAATTTCGGCTCTTATGGGATTCTATTTGTTGGGAAAACTCAAATTGCCGAACGACAGTGATGTAAAACATGTGTCTACACCCCGATTGGTACTGGCCATTATTACGTTGTCGTTTACCATGTATATGATTCCCGGACTGTGGGGTGCACCGCTTAAATCCATTTCGGCATTCTTGCCTCCTATGAGCACTCAGGACTTTGTTATGTCGGCTGGTAGTGCTCCGGCAGCTGCTCACAATTCAGGCAATCATAAATACTCCGAAATTTTCCACGCTCCGCTTGGACTGGATGTTTTCTTCGATTACGATGAAGGATTGGCTTATGCCAAAAAGGTAAATAAGCCGATGTTTATCGACTTTACAGGGCATGCCTGTGTAAACTGTCGCAAGATGGAAGCTTCTGTTTGGCCGGATAAAGAAGTGCTTTCGCGCTTGACCAACGACTATGTGGTGATTCAGCTTTATGTGGATGATAAAACCGATTTGGCTGCGGCCGAACAAACCGTATCGAAGTACAGCGGTAAAAAAATCAATACCATTGGTAATAAATGGAGCGACTTGCAGGCTTCGCGCTTTAATGCCAATTCGCAACCGTTTTACGTTTTGCTTGATAACAAAGGAAACCTGTTGGTTCAACCTCAGGGTGCCGATTATGATCCGGTATCGTTCACCAAATACCTGGACAGCGGACTGGCAGCCTTCAAAAAAGGCGTGCAGTAA